One stretch of Lysobacterales bacterium DNA includes these proteins:
- a CDS encoding porin, with protein sequence MRHNLLFLAVAVAALGSATDSIAAGKSKSGHKFKGNVELQYRTNDNISVAPSSGKGFDFADLSEFGDEDDESDTGDEDDEDEDFDDAFDDVVDADLDEDEIEEDDAIDEDGDGIDDIIDPNADTLVDSQTRVTAKLGLGHKYQFGNGSTSWNNGFKLASDTHGGRSELNKLNWAVTSGLEFAPKESKHSFKPSLSYVTLEKDDNKFVSTFVVSLAYEYEVSKRVGLGITYNYQDKDITNPDSPDSRIDTLALAANFKATDNDIFKLKYAPKVEDSTAVTRDTDAWAWEATYTRKLPWEMALGLGFKFDSVDHKNLTPNRQDDNTTYAINLAKDFGKQLTIEAGYETRDRNSNIPSKDASNDSIYIGGTWKF encoded by the coding sequence ATGCGTCACAACCTGTTGTTCCTGGCCGTGGCCGTGGCCGCACTCGGCTCCGCCACCGACTCGATCGCCGCCGGCAAGTCCAAGAGCGGCCACAAGTTCAAGGGCAATGTCGAACTCCAGTACCGCACCAACGACAACATCTCGGTGGCACCGTCGTCCGGGAAGGGTTTCGACTTCGCGGACCTGTCTGAATTCGGCGATGAGGACGACGAATCCGATACGGGCGACGAGGACGACGAGGACGAAGACTTCGACGATGCCTTCGATGACGTCGTCGATGCCGATCTCGACGAGGACGAGATCGAGGAAGATGACGCGATCGACGAGGACGGCGACGGCATCGACGACATCATCGACCCGAATGCCGACACTCTGGTCGACTCCCAGACCCGCGTCACCGCCAAACTTGGGCTCGGACACAAGTACCAGTTCGGCAACGGCTCGACCTCGTGGAACAACGGCTTCAAGCTCGCCAGCGACACGCACGGCGGCCGCAGCGAACTGAACAAGCTCAACTGGGCGGTCACCAGCGGACTCGAGTTCGCGCCAAAAGAGAGCAAGCACTCGTTCAAGCCCTCGCTGTCCTACGTGACGCTGGAGAAGGACGACAACAAGTTCGTCAGCACCTTCGTGGTTTCGCTGGCCTACGAGTACGAAGTCTCCAAGCGTGTCGGTCTCGGCATCACCTACAACTACCAGGACAAGGACATCACCAACCCGGACTCGCCGGACTCGCGTATCGACACGCTCGCGCTCGCCGCGAACTTCAAGGCCACCGACAACGACATCTTCAAGCTCAAGTACGCGCCCAAGGTGGAAGACTCGACCGCGGTCACGCGCGACACCGACGCCTGGGCCTGGGAAGCCACCTACACGCGCAAGCTGCCGTGGGAGATGGCGCTCGGTCTCGGCTTCAAGTTCGACTCGGTTGACCACAAGAACCTGACGCCAAACCGCCAGGACGACAACACCACTTACGCCATCAACCTGGCCAAGGACTTCGGCAAGCAGCTCACGATCGAGGCCGGCTACGAAACCCGCGACCGCAACTCCAACATCCCGAGCAAGGACGCCAGCAACGACAGCATCTACATCGGCGGCACCTGGAAGTTCTGA
- a CDS encoding HNH nuclease family protein — MSAHKPINESKLDRIVADAAKAKRERESGYREKALGMYPWICGRCAREFTRANVHELTVHHRNHNHDDNPADGSNWELLCLYCHDNEHQRYLDHDAGSLASETKAAAATSNPFADLRALLGKR, encoded by the coding sequence GTGTCCGCCCACAAGCCGATCAATGAGTCGAAGCTCGACCGCATCGTCGCCGATGCCGCGAAGGCGAAGCGCGAACGCGAGAGCGGCTATCGCGAGAAGGCACTGGGGATGTATCCGTGGATCTGCGGGCGCTGCGCGCGTGAGTTCACGCGCGCAAACGTGCACGAGTTGACGGTGCACCACCGCAACCACAATCACGACGACAATCCGGCCGATGGCAGCAACTGGGAGCTGCTCTGCCTGTACTGCCACGACAACGAGCATCAGCGCTATCTCGACCACGATGCTGGCAGTCTCGCCAGCGAGACCAAGGCCGCGGCGGCCACCTCGAACCCGTTCGCGGACTTGCGCGCGTTGTTGGGCAAGCGCTGA
- a CDS encoding MBL fold metallo-hydrolase, whose translation MQRWMRQRWVVGFAFALVSVLAGAQSFEAIAPDLHLLRGAFVPGQQPDGNSVMLRGRDGWIVVDTGRHDAHTQAILDHAARSGVPISDIINSHWHLDHVSGNVMVRTAYPRAEVHASGAIVAAQRGFLADYRKQLVALAAGQPDAPELRSWVAEIARIDLGERLHPTVPIIENGRRVLAGRDLDIHLTTQAVTDGDVWAYDRMSRTLIAGDLVTLPVPFLDTACPAGWREVLEDLRDQLFTRLVPGHGPVMDRKDFRRYRIGFAHLLDCAARTSRTATQCADRWIADLGELLPTAEHARTRELLDYYLPQRLRGAAASADCPRR comes from the coding sequence ATGCAGCGATGGATGCGACAGCGTTGGGTTGTGGGCTTCGCGTTCGCCTTGGTAAGCGTCCTGGCAGGGGCGCAGTCGTTCGAGGCCATCGCACCCGATCTGCACCTGCTCCGCGGCGCCTTCGTGCCTGGGCAGCAGCCCGACGGGAACAGCGTGATGTTGCGCGGACGCGATGGCTGGATCGTGGTCGATACCGGTCGCCACGACGCGCACACGCAGGCCATCCTCGACCACGCCGCGCGGTCGGGCGTGCCGATCAGCGACATCATCAACAGCCATTGGCACCTCGACCATGTCAGCGGCAACGTCATGGTGCGCACCGCATACCCGCGGGCCGAGGTGCACGCGAGCGGCGCCATCGTCGCGGCTCAGCGCGGCTTCCTCGCCGATTACCGCAAGCAACTGGTCGCGCTGGCGGCAGGGCAACCGGATGCGCCTGAGCTGCGGAGCTGGGTGGCCGAGATCGCACGCATCGACTTGGGTGAGCGACTGCACCCGACCGTGCCGATCATCGAGAACGGCCGGCGCGTGCTTGCCGGGCGCGATCTCGACATCCACCTGACCACGCAGGCCGTGACGGATGGCGATGTCTGGGCTTACGACCGCATGTCACGCACCCTGATCGCTGGTGATCTGGTCACCCTGCCGGTGCCGTTCCTCGACACCGCTTGTCCCGCCGGCTGGCGCGAGGTGCTGGAGGATCTGCGCGACCAGCTTTTCACCCGCCTCGTGCCGGGACATGGCCCGGTGATGGACCGCAAGGATTTCCGCCGCTACCGCATCGGTTTTGCCCACCTGCTCGATTGCGCCGCGCGCACCAGTCGCACGGCGACACAGTGCGCGGATCGCTGGATCGCCGATCTGGGCGAGTTGTTGCCCACCGCCGAGCATGCGCGCACGCGCGAACTGCTCGACTACTACTTGCCGCAGCGGCTGCGCGGCGCGGCTGCGAGCGCGGATTGCCCGCGTCGCTGA
- the rhlB gene encoding ATP-dependent RNA helicase RhlB, which yields MSDKPLTDVCFENFSLDPQLLKGLEDAGFIRCTPIQAMSLPITLQGRDVAGQAQTGTGKTAAFLVSMFNRLLTKAARADRKDNEPRAVILAPTRELAIQIEKDAQQIGRNLGLRMALIYGGVDYDKQRTQLSDGVDVIIATPGRLIDFVRQHAVSLRAVDVVILDEADRMFDLGFIKDIRFLLRRMPDPHERQNLLFSATLSHRVLELAYEHMNEPEKVVIESESVTVSRVRQVGYYPAADEKIPLLLHLLHKVGSPRGMVFVNMKIAAERVARKLEAHGWKVGLLSGDVPQKKRESLLNRFQKGELELLVGTDVAARGLHINGVTHVFNYDLPHDAEDYVHRIGRTARLGAEGDAISFACEDYAVSLPDIEKYIEQKIPFESITPDMLVAPPKRERAPGEGRSELSEVLDAAAAKRREDRDRKNRDGRTGSGGSSRRSSTGSGHAGSSSRGERKPGERRDGQKPRHEGPRTQSAAPQPRPEPMTEGVPGESPAEAERRRNRRRRKPRGERVEASGAVVIQQPITAEIPTVPAGAPFFARLKHKIKQIVQRLPMPGRRR from the coding sequence ATGTCCGACAAGCCACTGACCGATGTCTGCTTCGAGAACTTCAGCCTCGACCCGCAACTGCTGAAGGGTCTCGAAGATGCAGGCTTCATCCGTTGTACCCCGATCCAGGCGATGTCGCTGCCGATCACGCTGCAGGGCCGCGATGTCGCCGGCCAGGCCCAGACCGGCACCGGCAAGACCGCTGCCTTCCTGGTCTCAATGTTCAATCGTCTGCTGACCAAGGCGGCGCGAGCCGACCGCAAGGACAACGAGCCACGCGCCGTGATCCTGGCGCCGACGCGCGAGCTCGCGATCCAGATCGAGAAGGATGCGCAGCAGATCGGCCGCAACCTCGGCCTGCGCATGGCACTGATCTACGGCGGCGTCGACTACGACAAGCAACGCACCCAGCTCAGCGACGGCGTCGACGTGATCATCGCCACCCCCGGCCGGCTGATCGACTTCGTGCGCCAGCACGCGGTGTCGCTGCGCGCGGTCGATGTCGTCATTCTCGACGAGGCCGACCGCATGTTCGACCTCGGCTTCATCAAGGACATCCGCTTCCTGCTGCGGCGCATGCCGGACCCGCACGAGCGCCAGAACCTGCTGTTCTCGGCGACGCTCAGCCATCGCGTGCTCGAACTCGCCTATGAGCACATGAACGAGCCCGAGAAAGTCGTGATCGAGTCGGAATCGGTGACGGTCTCGCGCGTGCGTCAGGTAGGTTACTACCCGGCCGCGGACGAGAAGATCCCGCTGCTGCTGCACCTGCTGCACAAGGTCGGCAGTCCGCGCGGCATGGTGTTCGTGAACATGAAGATCGCCGCCGAGCGCGTCGCACGCAAGCTCGAAGCACACGGCTGGAAGGTCGGGCTGCTCTCCGGTGACGTGCCGCAGAAGAAGCGCGAGTCGCTGCTGAACCGCTTCCAGAAGGGCGAACTGGAACTCCTGGTCGGCACCGACGTCGCCGCGCGCGGCCTGCATATCAACGGTGTGACCCACGTCTTCAACTACGACCTGCCGCACGACGCCGAAGACTACGTGCACCGCATCGGCCGCACCGCGCGCCTCGGCGCCGAAGGCGATGCCATCAGCTTCGCCTGCGAGGACTACGCGGTGTCGCTGCCGGACATCGAGAAATACATCGAGCAGAAGATTCCCTTCGAATCGATCACCCCGGACATGCTGGTGGCGCCACCGAAGCGCGAGCGCGCGCCGGGCGAGGGCCGCAGCGAACTGTCCGAAGTGCTGGATGCGGCGGCGGCGAAGCGTCGCGAAGACCGCGACCGCAAGAACCGCGATGGCCGCACCGGTTCCGGCGGCAGCAGTCGCCGCAGCTCGACCGGGTCGGGGCATGCCGGCAGCAGCTCGCGCGGCGAGCGCAAGCCGGGCGAACGCCGCGACGGCCAGAAGCCGCGTCACGAGGGACCGCGCACGCAATCCGCCGCGCCGCAGCCGCGTCCCGAGCCGATGACCGAAGGCGTGCCCGGCGAGTCACCGGCCGAGGCCGAACGTCGCCGCAACCGTCGCCGCCGCAAGCCGCGTGGCGAACGCGTCGAAGCCAGCGGTGCCGTCGTCATCCAGCAGCCGATCACCGCCGAGATCCCGACCGTACCCGCGGGCGCGCCGTTCTTCGCGCGCCTCAAGCACAAGATCAAGCAGATCGTGCAGCGCCTGCCGATGCCGGGCCGACGCCGCTAG
- the trxA gene encoding thioredoxin TrxA, whose translation MSDRIAHADDNTFDATVLQSQEPVLVDFWAEWCGPCKMIAPILDDVAESYAGRLKIVKVNTDIAQKTPRNYGVRGIPMLLLFKGGKVQATHVGALSKSQLTSLIDKNL comes from the coding sequence GTGAGCGACCGCATTGCCCATGCCGACGACAACACCTTCGACGCCACCGTCCTGCAGTCCCAGGAGCCGGTTCTGGTGGATTTCTGGGCCGAATGGTGCGGGCCGTGCAAGATGATCGCCCCGATCCTCGATGATGTCGCCGAGAGCTATGCCGGGCGCCTGAAGATCGTCAAGGTCAACACCGACATCGCCCAGAAGACGCCACGCAACTACGGCGTGCGCGGCATCCCGATGCTGTTGCTGTTCAAGGGCGGCAAGGTGCAGGCCACGCATGTCGGCGCGTTGTCCAAGTCGCAACTCACCAGCCTGATCGACAAGAACCTCTAG
- a CDS encoding proprotein convertase P-domain-containing protein, producing the protein MSRLICCLMLAFSTFFLALEGRAAPPAPAASAPDWRSEGFVGAFAPDADQASFGLRAPQADIAVYADGSLAFALRAADGEHRSFKVLVEGYGRWSSPQGAQRLPDTVQLLTEAGPTPIPRFAELGMRARDGDVQYRLRRNEAGSAEQLFVIAPGVDAARLTLRFEGVDDVAHRDGGDLSLALGGETLAWSAPKAWQFGADDSIEPVRVRYRIDGHRVAFDFGRYDRKRALHVDPYLARTYHGGSGEEFAIENVVAQADGSLLMSGQSDSLDLPGVGAMPPTRFSYVSRLSPDLSQRLATLVFPPSASGGFLGFPLKLALHGPSGDVFIAASGGTSAYPLRVWRFSADLASQLAARILSTDHRDHALRALAVSSMDASLYVASGYAASDDYLRPYRTRLLRLPITLVGIEDQRIVPNLIENGLAVSTQLPGPVYAAFHHATDGDWYGEAVPSFGAGRGVLIREFSPDLQSTYTDRTLVAPTGTLQAVRLLYDASRASILLLGDTNSPDLPQGSSPGAETELRGNRDLFLAAFPAAGGHEALTYLGGFGDDDAVDFLVHEDGLRVLGSACFEGSGVAASDQHWLPGIDGGLLPLRPRSDRDCSSFLSLLDGNLNAIRRSTWLADAATATAFTWRNGLALSNGQNALATAGSVGLGSGCSGSLVDGGFSLPGAVQPQAAGGCSEAFVETLTRDIAAAVSLPGGHCGNTVTTNCGAAIPDNQFFNNWLDSNRTVLGCGYVRGLRVGVDIAHTWVGDLTVTLHAPDGSSRVLLDRPGVPGSTVGCGDEHIRAVFDDRADADAENVCAASPPASHAILGTFQPAQALAGFIGKAADGAWRLRVVDSATGDAGTLQDWSLELDCSPTPIASADLEASFVSLTAPGVGNAIVPGMPFSWTARIRNLGPSAIDGARLESDLRGGFSDVSFTCLPVSGAACVTPSGSGGLVQADINLGVYATAEVTITATPNATMDSPLIGGYADVYRPTMLGATGLDPNTSNNRVQWIAPIQRVADLRVVALGAPAAAAPNAIVSFQFAVMNDGPSRVPDAFVRLFPLEKLAVESLVCMPGLNAAASAASIAIHAEVIAMLSPGSEGFLVCDASLRVSSAALPGDTARVAFAVGGSGYTETQGANDSHEHAISVVAQSPEIFKDQFE; encoded by the coding sequence ATGTCCCGCCTCATTTGTTGCCTGATGCTTGCGTTCAGCACCTTTTTCCTCGCATTGGAGGGCCGAGCGGCCCCGCCCGCGCCCGCAGCCAGTGCGCCGGATTGGCGCAGCGAGGGCTTCGTCGGCGCGTTCGCGCCGGATGCCGACCAGGCAAGCTTTGGTTTGCGCGCGCCGCAAGCGGACATCGCGGTCTACGCCGACGGCAGTCTCGCGTTCGCACTGCGCGCCGCCGACGGCGAGCACCGCAGCTTCAAGGTGCTCGTCGAGGGCTATGGTCGCTGGAGCTCGCCCCAAGGTGCGCAGCGACTGCCCGACACCGTGCAGCTGCTGACCGAGGCGGGGCCGACGCCCATACCGCGATTCGCCGAACTGGGCATGCGCGCACGCGATGGCGATGTCCAGTACCGTTTGCGCCGCAATGAGGCCGGGTCGGCCGAGCAGCTGTTCGTGATCGCTCCGGGCGTCGATGCCGCACGCCTGACCCTGCGCTTTGAAGGCGTTGATGACGTTGCGCACCGCGATGGCGGTGACCTGTCGCTGGCACTTGGCGGCGAGACGCTCGCCTGGTCGGCGCCCAAGGCCTGGCAGTTCGGCGCAGACGACAGCATCGAACCCGTGCGCGTGCGCTATCGCATCGATGGCCATCGCGTTGCGTTCGACTTCGGACGCTACGACCGCAAGCGTGCGCTGCATGTCGATCCCTATCTGGCGCGGACCTATCACGGCGGCAGCGGCGAGGAATTCGCCATCGAGAATGTTGTGGCCCAGGCGGATGGCTCGTTGCTGATGTCGGGGCAAAGTGATTCGCTTGATCTTCCCGGTGTCGGGGCCATGCCGCCGACGCGCTTTTCGTATGTGTCGCGCCTTTCGCCAGATCTTTCCCAGCGCCTGGCCACACTGGTGTTTCCACCAAGTGCCAGCGGCGGTTTCCTCGGCTTCCCGCTGAAGCTGGCCTTGCATGGCCCGTCCGGTGATGTCTTCATCGCCGCAAGCGGTGGAACCAGCGCGTATCCATTGCGCGTGTGGCGTTTCTCCGCGGACCTGGCCTCGCAGTTGGCCGCTCGCATCCTTTCCACAGATCACAGGGACCATGCGCTGCGCGCCCTCGCCGTGAGCAGCATGGATGCCTCGCTGTATGTCGCCAGTGGCTACGCTGCGAGCGACGACTACCTGCGGCCGTATCGCACGCGCCTGTTGCGACTGCCGATCACGTTGGTCGGCATCGAGGACCAGCGAATCGTCCCGAACCTCATCGAGAACGGGTTGGCCGTGAGCACGCAGTTGCCTGGCCCTGTGTACGCTGCATTCCATCACGCTACGGACGGTGATTGGTATGGCGAAGCAGTGCCGAGCTTTGGCGCCGGTCGCGGCGTGCTGATCCGCGAGTTCAGCCCCGATCTGCAATCCACCTACACCGACCGCACGCTGGTCGCTCCGACCGGAACACTGCAAGCCGTCCGCCTGCTCTACGACGCGTCCCGGGCTTCGATCCTGTTGCTCGGTGATACCAATTCACCCGACCTGCCGCAGGGTTCGAGTCCAGGCGCGGAGACCGAGCTGCGCGGCAACCGGGACCTGTTCCTGGCTGCTTTTCCAGCTGCGGGTGGGCATGAAGCCCTGACCTATCTGGGCGGATTTGGCGACGATGACGCGGTGGACTTTCTGGTCCACGAGGACGGATTGCGGGTGCTCGGCAGTGCGTGTTTCGAGGGCAGCGGTGTTGCCGCCAGCGACCAGCACTGGCTGCCCGGCATCGACGGAGGGTTGCTGCCGCTGCGACCCCGCAGCGATCGCGACTGCAGCAGTTTCCTGAGTCTGCTCGACGGCAATCTGAACGCGATCCGACGCAGCACCTGGCTTGCCGACGCTGCGACCGCAACCGCCTTCACGTGGCGGAATGGACTGGCGCTAAGCAATGGACAGAACGCGCTGGCAACGGCCGGGAGTGTCGGATTGGGCAGCGGCTGCAGCGGCAGTCTGGTGGATGGCGGGTTCTCGCTGCCGGGCGCCGTGCAACCACAGGCCGCGGGCGGCTGCTCGGAAGCATTCGTGGAAACGCTGACCCGCGACATCGCGGCAGCGGTGAGCTTGCCGGGTGGCCACTGCGGGAACACGGTGACCACCAATTGCGGAGCGGCGATTCCCGACAACCAGTTCTTCAACAACTGGCTGGATTCGAACCGGACTGTGCTGGGCTGTGGCTACGTGCGCGGCCTGCGGGTCGGCGTCGACATCGCCCACACCTGGGTCGGCGACTTGACCGTGACGCTGCATGCACCGGATGGCAGCTCGCGCGTCCTGCTCGATCGTCCGGGTGTGCCTGGCAGTACCGTCGGTTGTGGCGACGAACACATCCGCGCGGTGTTCGACGACCGCGCCGATGCCGACGCCGAGAATGTCTGCGCTGCCAGCCCTCCAGCCAGTCACGCGATCCTCGGGACCTTTCAGCCGGCGCAAGCGCTCGCCGGCTTCATCGGCAAGGCCGCGGATGGCGCCTGGCGACTGCGCGTCGTCGACAGCGCCACGGGCGACGCCGGCACGCTGCAAGACTGGAGTCTGGAACTCGACTGCAGCCCCACGCCGATCGCCAGCGCCGATCTCGAAGCCAGTTTCGTATCGCTGACGGCTCCCGGGGTAGGCAATGCCATCGTGCCCGGCATGCCGTTCAGCTGGACGGCGCGCATACGCAACCTCGGGCCCTCGGCAATCGACGGTGCGCGCCTCGAATCGGACCTGCGTGGCGGCTTCAGCGATGTCAGCTTCACCTGCTTGCCGGTCTCGGGCGCGGCCTGCGTCACGCCGAGCGGCAGTGGCGGGCTGGTGCAGGCCGACATCAATCTCGGCGTCTATGCCACCGCCGAAGTCACCATCACGGCAACGCCAAATGCGACCATGGACAGTCCGCTGATCGGTGGCTACGCCGACGTCTACCGCCCGACCATGCTGGGCGCGACCGGGCTCGATCCGAACACGTCCAACAATCGCGTGCAGTGGATCGCGCCGATCCAGCGTGTCGCCGACCTGCGCGTGGTCGCGCTGGGGGCGCCCGCGGCCGCCGCGCCCAATGCCATCGTGTCGTTCCAGTTTGCTGTCATGAACGACGGACCCAGTCGCGTGCCGGATGCGTTCGTGAGGCTGTTTCCATTGGAGAAGCTGGCGGTCGAGTCGCTGGTGTGCATGCCGGGCCTCAATGCGGCGGCATCGGCGGCGTCGATCGCGATCCACGCCGAAGTGATCGCCATGCTGAGTCCGGGCAGCGAGGGTTTCCTGGTCTGCGACGCGAGCCTGCGCGTTTCTTCGGCCGCGCTACCCGGTGATACCGCCCGCGTCGCCTTTGCCGTGGGCGGCAGCGGCTACACCGAGACACAGGGGGCCAACGACAGCCACGAGCACGCGATCAGCGTGGTCGCGCAGTCGCCGGAGATCTTCAAGGATCAGTTCGAGTAA
- a CDS encoding sigma 54-interacting transcriptional regulator — translation MSGAQLVVGLRLAHACAMDYRVVAEAESNEVLPVVRHWFTAGVHVLGSDAGCDWCLPLAGVSRRHLEVQVFADGGYLLRDLDSRNGTRAQGQRIRELATDAPLRVELGPLVIVFAPAAAGAQILLDLAATPASRGSAKEPAAATTIAADRWRRLILALDEAVQRGSGLGRGLRLQLLGDALVAQGFFAGLRITADVEDAAVVLADCGVLDGAVHGQRAGLHLAWTVGPMAPDAPLVEALLGLIARLSDRVVDTGGGGGATASAEVALITSDAMFAQSLRALGKVAPSSLTVLLTGESGSGKDVVARWVHAQSDRRDAAFVAWNCAAIPKDLIEAELFGIERGVATGVSERVGILERARGGTVFLDEIGELPVDLQAKLLRAVEAREVFRVGARTATAIDVRFIAATNQALDAAVREGRFRLDLFHRLAGFEFEVPPLRARRTDVIRLTRAFLEEATAALGRSCPGVTEAALAALLEYSWPGNVRELRNEMQRAALQLEPGEPFDLRHLGARVRTPASTQPLTLDAALLRAERDALGCALELARGDLDRVQALLGIGRSTLYRKLKEHGFAA, via the coding sequence GTGTCCGGGGCGCAGCTTGTGGTCGGCCTGCGCCTCGCGCATGCTTGTGCGATGGACTATCGCGTGGTCGCCGAAGCCGAGTCGAACGAAGTGCTGCCGGTGGTGCGGCACTGGTTCACTGCCGGCGTCCACGTGCTCGGGTCGGATGCCGGCTGCGACTGGTGCCTGCCGCTCGCCGGCGTTTCCCGGCGCCATCTCGAAGTGCAGGTATTCGCCGATGGCGGCTACCTGTTGCGCGACCTGGACTCGCGCAATGGCACCCGCGCCCAGGGGCAGCGCATCCGCGAACTGGCCACCGACGCGCCGTTGCGGGTGGAGCTCGGACCGCTCGTCATCGTGTTCGCGCCTGCCGCCGCGGGTGCGCAGATCCTGCTGGATCTCGCGGCCACTCCCGCGAGCCGCGGCTCGGCAAAGGAACCGGCAGCGGCCACGACCATCGCTGCAGACCGCTGGCGACGGTTGATCCTCGCGCTGGACGAAGCGGTGCAGCGTGGCAGCGGGCTCGGGCGCGGTCTGCGGCTGCAGCTGCTGGGTGACGCCCTTGTCGCACAAGGCTTCTTCGCCGGCTTGCGCATCACCGCGGACGTGGAGGATGCCGCGGTCGTGCTGGCTGATTGCGGGGTACTGGATGGGGCCGTGCACGGCCAGCGAGCCGGCCTGCATCTGGCCTGGACGGTCGGGCCAATGGCGCCGGATGCGCCGTTGGTCGAAGCCCTGTTGGGGCTGATTGCGCGCCTGTCGGACCGCGTCGTCGACACCGGCGGCGGTGGCGGCGCGACAGCATCCGCCGAGGTTGCACTGATCACCAGCGACGCCATGTTCGCGCAGTCGCTGCGCGCGCTCGGCAAGGTGGCGCCGTCGTCGCTCACGGTCTTGCTGACCGGCGAATCCGGTTCAGGCAAGGACGTGGTTGCGCGCTGGGTGCACGCCCAATCGGACCGCCGCGACGCGGCCTTCGTCGCCTGGAACTGCGCTGCGATTCCGAAGGACCTGATCGAGGCGGAGCTGTTCGGCATCGAGCGAGGCGTCGCTACCGGTGTCAGCGAACGCGTCGGCATTCTCGAACGAGCGCGCGGCGGGACCGTGTTCCTCGACGAGATCGGCGAACTTCCGGTGGACCTGCAGGCCAAGCTGCTGCGCGCGGTTGAGGCGCGCGAGGTGTTTCGGGTCGGCGCCCGCACGGCGACGGCGATCGATGTGCGGTTCATTGCCGCGACCAACCAGGCGCTCGATGCCGCCGTCCGCGAGGGGCGCTTCCGGCTCGACCTGTTCCACCGTCTCGCCGGATTCGAGTTCGAAGTGCCGCCGCTGCGTGCACGCCGCACCGACGTGATCCGGCTGACGCGCGCGTTCCTCGAAGAAGCGACTGCCGCGCTTGGGCGCAGCTGCCCGGGCGTGACCGAAGCCGCGCTCGCGGCCCTGCTCGAATACTCCTGGCCAGGCAATGTGCGCGAATTGCGCAACGAAATGCAGCGCGCCGCGTTGCAGCTGGAGCCGGGCGAACCCTTCGATCTGCGCCACCTGGGCGCGCGCGTGCGCACGCCTGCCTCGACGCAGCCGCTGACGCTGGACGCGGCCTTGTTGCGCGCCGAGCGCGACGCGCTCGGCTGCGCGCTGGAACTGGCACGGGGCGATCTCGACCGCGTTCAGGCCTTGCTCGGCATCGGGCGCAGTACCTTGTACCGCAAGCTCAAGGAACACGGGTTCGCGGCATGA